The Paenibacillus sp. RUD330 genome has a segment encoding these proteins:
- a CDS encoding Na/Pi symporter — MLTAIVLPAAFGFAVFMLGMKLMEAALHRAAGRWLQAAIERFTRTPLHGLLTGAAASAVLQSSTAVTVIAIGMVNAGVMAFPRTIGIVLGTNIGTCLTTELIGLNLDRLAGPLLLLSLAGWLLTALLGEMSSSDGYRRQRWLRPLRSASLVLGGFALILSGIAVMKSIGDAVQDSPFFHWFMDRSGDSLLWGLLAGAALTAAVHSSAAVIGMAMSLAASGALPMELGVAIVLGANVGTCLTAVLASIGGTRAGAKVAWFHVALNAGGALLFLPFTGWLAAASAWFGGGPASQLAHAQTLFNVLCSLIVLPLCYIPRLRIPNKSPAPRK, encoded by the coding sequence ATGCTCACTGCCATCGTGCTTCCGGCCGCATTCGGCTTCGCCGTTTTCATGCTCGGCATGAAGCTGATGGAAGCGGCGCTCCACCGCGCAGCCGGACGCTGGCTTCAAGCTGCGATCGAGCGCTTCACACGCACGCCTCTGCACGGCCTTCTGACCGGCGCCGCGGCGAGCGCGGTGCTGCAAAGCAGCACCGCCGTCACCGTTATCGCCATCGGCATGGTCAACGCCGGCGTCATGGCCTTTCCCCGAACGATCGGGATCGTGCTCGGCACGAACATCGGCACCTGCCTGACGACCGAGCTGATCGGCCTTAATCTGGACCGGCTCGCCGGCCCGCTGCTGCTGCTCTCCCTTGCCGGATGGCTGCTGACCGCCCTGCTGGGCGAAATGAGCTCCTCGGACGGATATCGCAGGCAGCGCTGGCTTCGCCCTCTGCGCAGCGCTTCGCTCGTCCTGGGCGGATTCGCCCTCATTCTGTCCGGCATCGCCGTCATGAAATCGATCGGCGATGCCGTTCAGGACAGCCCGTTCTTCCACTGGTTCATGGACCGCTCGGGAGACAGCCTTCTCTGGGGACTGCTGGCAGGGGCTGCCTTGACCGCGGCCGTCCATAGCAGCGCCGCCGTCATCGGGATGGCGATGAGCCTCGCCGCATCGGGCGCGCTCCCCATGGAGCTGGGCGTCGCCATCGTGCTCGGGGCCAACGTCGGCACCTGCCTCACCGCCGTGCTCGCCTCCATCGGCGGCACCCGGGCAGGAGCCAAGGTGGCCTGGTTCCACGTCGCGCTCAATGCCGGCGGAGCGCTGCTGTTCCTGCCCTTCACGGGCTGGCTCGCCGCCGCCTCCGCCTGGTTCGGCGGCGGCCCCGCTTCGCAGCTAGCCCATGCGCAGACGCTGTTCAACGTCCTCTGCTCGCTGATCGTGCTGCCGCTCTGCTACATCCCGCGGCTCCGCATTCCGAACAAGAGCCCCGCCCCCAGAAAATAG
- a CDS encoding NUDIX domain-containing protein, with the protein MKEISAGGVVYRRTPENGLQIQLIQDRYGKVSLPKGKMEPGETVEQTALREIVEETGMEGRIIEPIAQIKYQYRHETKGVVDKEVHYYLVEATGGTLHAQVEEIRGVDWFEPEEAWRKQRQSGYDNNDRIVAGALRLLGLSADETDR; encoded by the coding sequence ATGAAGGAAATTTCAGCAGGCGGGGTCGTGTACAGACGGACGCCGGAAAATGGGCTGCAAATTCAACTGATCCAGGACCGTTACGGCAAAGTTTCCCTTCCCAAAGGGAAAATGGAGCCCGGAGAAACGGTGGAGCAAACCGCCCTGCGCGAAATCGTCGAAGAAACGGGGATGGAGGGCCGCATCATCGAGCCGATCGCCCAGATCAAATACCAGTACCGCCACGAGACGAAAGGTGTCGTGGACAAGGAAGTCCACTATTACCTCGTGGAAGCGACGGGCGGTACCCTTCATGCCCAGGTGGAGGAAATACGCGGCGTCGACTGGTTCGAGCCCGAGGAGGCATGGCGCAAGCAGCGCCAATCCGGCTACGACAACAACGATCGGATCGTCGCGGGCGCGCTCCGGCTGCTCGGCTTAAGCGCCGATGAAACGGATCGCTAG
- the mtaB gene encoding tRNA (N(6)-L-threonylcarbamoyladenosine(37)-C(2))-methylthiotransferase MtaB: protein MPSVALYTLGCKVNFYDTEAIWQLFKNEGYEQVDFDTTTADVYLINTCHVTNTGDKKSRQIIRRAIRRNPEAVIAVTGCYAQTSPAEILDIPGVDLVIGTQDRDKLMDYIRQVQDERTPVNAVRNIMKTREFEELDVPDFADRTRAFLKIQEGCNNFCTFCIIPWSRGLSRSRDPKSVVEQARSLVASGFKEIVLTGIHTGGYGDDLDSYKLSDLLWDLDKVDGLERIRISSIEASQIDEDMIEVLNKSSKMCRHLHVPLQAGDDIVLKRMRRKYTTEEFAATIKRLHEAMPGVAITTDVIVGFPGESEEQFEAGYRYMKELGFSEMHVFPYSKRTGTPAARMEDQVDEEIKNERVHKLIDLSESLQLAYAEKYVGHVLEVIPEREHKGSAGAGLIMGYSDNYIQVVFEGSEALVGKLCRVRITEAGVNESRGVLVSVQEEAPSLTEKAGA from the coding sequence ATGCCATCGGTTGCACTCTACACCTTGGGCTGCAAAGTCAACTTTTACGATACCGAAGCCATCTGGCAGCTGTTCAAGAATGAAGGGTACGAGCAGGTCGACTTCGATACGACGACGGCCGACGTATATCTCATCAATACATGCCATGTGACGAACACGGGGGACAAGAAAAGCCGGCAGATCATCCGCCGCGCCATCCGCCGCAATCCCGAGGCGGTCATCGCCGTCACCGGCTGCTACGCGCAGACGTCCCCGGCCGAGATCCTGGACATTCCGGGCGTCGATCTCGTCATCGGAACGCAGGACCGCGACAAGCTGATGGACTACATCCGCCAGGTGCAGGACGAGCGCACGCCGGTCAACGCCGTGCGCAACATCATGAAGACGCGCGAGTTCGAGGAGCTGGATGTGCCCGACTTCGCGGACCGCACCCGCGCGTTCCTGAAAATCCAGGAAGGCTGCAACAACTTCTGCACCTTCTGCATCATCCCCTGGTCGCGCGGGCTGTCCCGCAGCCGCGATCCCAAAAGCGTCGTGGAGCAGGCCCGCAGCCTGGTCGCGTCCGGCTTCAAGGAGATCGTCCTGACCGGCATCCATACCGGAGGCTACGGCGACGATCTGGACAGCTACAAGCTGTCCGACCTGTTATGGGATCTCGACAAGGTGGACGGTCTCGAGCGCATCCGCATCAGCTCGATCGAGGCCAGCCAGATCGACGAGGACATGATCGAGGTGCTCAACAAATCCTCCAAGATGTGCCGTCATCTCCATGTTCCTCTGCAGGCCGGAGACGACATCGTGCTGAAGCGCATGCGCCGCAAGTATACGACCGAGGAATTCGCGGCGACGATCAAGCGCCTGCATGAAGCGATGCCGGGCGTGGCGATCACGACGGACGTCATCGTCGGGTTCCCAGGCGAGAGCGAGGAGCAGTTCGAAGCCGGCTACCGCTATATGAAGGAGCTCGGATTCTCCGAAATGCATGTGTTCCCTTATTCCAAACGGACCGGCACTCCTGCCGCGCGCATGGAGGACCAGGTCGACGAGGAAATCAAGAACGAGCGCGTCCACAAGCTGATCGACCTGTCGGAATCTCTCCAGCTGGCTTATGCGGAGAAGTACGTCGGCCACGTCCTGGAGGTCATTCCGGAGCGCGAGCACAAAGGCTCGGCGGGAGCGGGACTGATCATGGGATACTCGGACAACTACATCCAGGTCGTATTCGAAGGTTCCGAGGCGCTTGTCGGCAAGCTTTGCCGCGTGAGGATCACGGAAGCCGGAGTCAACGAGAGCCGCGGAGTTCTCGTCAGCGTCCAGGAAGAAGCGCCGAGCCTGACGGAAAAAGCCGGAGCCTGA
- a CDS encoding RsmE family RNA methyltransferase: MQRYFITPEQFGDNGVTLSGEDAHHIARVMRMKPGDEIIASDGAEREARIVLTDVEPSIVRGDIAERLPMDREPLWQVTVAQGLPKGDKMELVIQKGTEIGAAGFLPFQCERMVVQYDARKEAKRLERWGKIAKEAAEQAHRSRLPAVHEVHAWKELLAAFSDYDLVLFCYEAEGHEPGELTGLADRIRQAREAGRLTADKAHRLLLVVGPEGGFSPREAEAAAAAGAMAAGLGRRILRAETAPLAGLACLMYASGEMGGR, from the coding sequence ATGCAGCGTTACTTTATAACTCCGGAGCAATTCGGCGACAACGGCGTCACCCTGAGCGGCGAGGACGCCCATCATATCGCGAGAGTCATGCGGATGAAACCCGGAGACGAGATCATCGCCAGCGACGGCGCGGAGCGTGAAGCCCGAATCGTCCTGACGGATGTCGAGCCGTCTATCGTCAGAGGCGACATCGCCGAAAGGCTTCCGATGGACCGCGAGCCGCTCTGGCAGGTCACGGTCGCCCAAGGCCTTCCGAAGGGAGACAAGATGGAGCTTGTCATCCAGAAGGGGACGGAGATCGGCGCGGCCGGGTTTCTGCCGTTCCAATGCGAGCGGATGGTCGTCCAATACGACGCCCGCAAGGAAGCGAAGCGGCTGGAGCGCTGGGGCAAGATCGCCAAGGAAGCGGCGGAGCAGGCCCATCGCAGCCGGCTGCCGGCCGTCCATGAGGTCCATGCCTGGAAAGAGCTGCTGGCGGCTTTTTCCGATTACGACCTCGTGCTGTTCTGCTACGAAGCGGAAGGGCATGAGCCGGGCGAGCTGACCGGACTCGCGGACCGGATCAGGCAAGCCCGCGAGGCGGGCAGGCTGACGGCGGACAAGGCGCACCGGCTTCTGCTGGTCGTCGGGCCCGAAGGCGGCTTCTCCCCGCGCGAAGCGGAGGCGGCGGCAGCGGCCGGCGCGATGGCGGCAGGCCTCGGGCGCAGAATTTTAAGAGCGGAGACGGCACCTCTTGCAGGCTTGGCCTGCCTGATGTACGCATCCGGCGAAATGGGAGGAAGATGA
- a CDS encoding site-2 protease family protein: MEGLDNLLAYPVAELPFVLLVLIIAFTLHEFAHAYSAYKFGDDTAYKQGRVTLNPASHIDFFGMFLILIAGFGWAKPVPVMSSRFKRPRLMSIVVSLVGPLSNLLLMAIGVFIVSALNFSGILNDTPLRYIDALNVFFKYFIYLNGMLFLFNLIPLPPLDGYRILYELLPRRTRILLDQYSQWGVLVFLLLVFIPALSNATIRPYLALVGDLHLFFLRLFTPLFFG, encoded by the coding sequence ATGGAGGGGTTGGACAACCTTCTCGCTTATCCTGTCGCCGAGCTTCCCTTTGTCCTGCTTGTCCTGATCATCGCCTTCACTCTCCATGAGTTCGCCCATGCCTACTCAGCGTACAAATTCGGAGACGACACCGCCTACAAGCAGGGCCGGGTCACGCTCAATCCGGCTTCCCATATCGATTTCTTCGGCATGTTCCTGATTCTGATCGCGGGCTTCGGCTGGGCCAAGCCGGTGCCGGTCATGAGCTCCCGCTTCAAGCGGCCGCGGCTGATGAGCATCGTCGTCTCTCTGGTGGGACCGCTCAGCAACCTTCTGCTGATGGCGATCGGGGTCTTCATCGTGTCGGCGCTCAATTTTTCGGGCATTCTGAATGACACGCCCCTGCGCTACATCGATGCCTTAAATGTTTTCTTCAAATATTTCATCTATCTGAACGGCATGCTGTTCCTGTTCAACCTGATTCCGCTGCCTCCGCTGGACGGCTACCGGATTCTGTACGAGCTGCTGCCTCGCCGCACCCGGATTCTGCTGGACCAGTATTCGCAGTGGGGGGTCCTGGTTTTCCTGCTGCTCGTGTTCATACCGGCGCTGAGCAATGCGACCATCCGTCCCTATCTGGCTCTTGTCGGCGATCTGCACTTGTTTTTCCTTCGCCTCTTCACGCCCTTGTTCTTTGGATAA
- the prmA gene encoding 50S ribosomal protein L11 methyltransferase, with amino-acid sequence MKYHELTISTTEEAVEMISNFLHEQGAGGVSIEESGSLNRRRDESFGQWYELPLNDIAEGDAVIKGYFSEEEDMDAHVAAIRPRIEELKDYDIDPGTYEIAVVTVDEDDWATAWKQYFKPIRVTERLTIKPTWEPYEGSEGERIIELDPGMAFGTGTHPTTSLCLRALESAIREGDEVIDVGTGSGILAIGAVLLGASSVLAVDLDPVAVSSAKENARLNGMGDVIQVLQSDLLGVISRSAGEGAGWNGAANAAEDEARQQLAEVMEQAGPLRVEAPCDLVVANILAEIILLFIDDVYEALKPGGIYIASGIYENKEQAVEAGLLASGFEIVDRVREDKWVAFVAAKPEGES; translated from the coding sequence ATGAAATATCATGAACTTACGATCTCGACCACCGAGGAAGCGGTGGAGATGATTTCCAACTTTCTGCATGAACAGGGCGCAGGCGGAGTTTCCATCGAAGAATCCGGCTCCTTGAACAGGCGGCGCGACGAGTCGTTCGGCCAATGGTACGAGCTGCCGCTCAACGACATCGCCGAGGGAGACGCCGTCATCAAGGGCTACTTCAGCGAAGAAGAGGACATGGACGCCCATGTGGCCGCCATCCGTCCCCGCATCGAGGAGCTGAAGGACTACGACATCGATCCCGGTACATACGAAATCGCGGTCGTCACGGTGGACGAGGATGACTGGGCGACGGCCTGGAAGCAGTATTTCAAGCCGATCCGGGTCACCGAAAGGCTGACGATCAAGCCGACCTGGGAGCCGTACGAGGGTTCCGAGGGCGAGCGCATCATCGAGCTTGATCCCGGCATGGCGTTCGGCACCGGCACCCATCCGACGACCTCCCTATGCCTGCGCGCGCTTGAATCGGCGATCCGCGAGGGAGACGAGGTCATCGACGTCGGCACCGGCTCCGGCATACTGGCCATCGGAGCCGTCCTGCTGGGCGCATCCAGCGTGCTGGCTGTCGATCTCGATCCGGTGGCTGTCTCCAGCGCCAAGGAAAATGCCCGTCTGAACGGCATGGGCGACGTCATCCAGGTGCTGCAGAGCGACCTGCTCGGCGTCATCAGCCGCAGCGCGGGAGAGGGCGCCGGCTGGAACGGCGCCGCCAACGCGGCCGAGGACGAGGCCAGGCAGCAGCTGGCCGAAGTCATGGAGCAGGCCGGCCCGCTGCGCGTCGAGGCGCCCTGCGACCTGGTCGTCGCCAACATTCTCGCGGAGATCATCCTGCTGTTCATCGATGATGTCTACGAGGCTCTGAAGCCGGGCGGCATCTATATCGCGTCCGGCATATACGAGAACAAGGAGCAGGCCGTCGAAGCCGGGCTTCTGGCATCCGGCTTCGAGATCGTCGACCGCGTCCGCGAGGACAAATGGGTCGCCTTCGTGGCCGCCAAGCCTGAAGGGGAGTCGTAA
- a CDS encoding cytochrome P450 — MEWNEPQLIPLDRFRELRRQSPVERFEGEGYAGWRLFGYDEVKAAFTDYERFSSQGEQNPDDPIDSSILRQDPPKHRQLRMLVSKAFTPRVIESMEPAIRKLAEELFDKAAAKPRFDVMEDLASPLPISVIARMLGIPEGDLSRFKQWSEDLVGTNQERYVQCQREMSSYFSAVAAERRLEPRDDLISNLVQAKVDGEQLSEIELIGFCILLLVAGNETTTNLITSIFLCLDSLPEVREELIADRTLIPSAIEEVFRYFSPVQMMFRSVKRDTELGGMAMKAGDPVFLYIASANHDEKAFPEPERFDIRRSPNAHVGLGSGIHYCLGAQLARLESRIVLETLLERYPRFSRDRSVPLERIESNLMFGLRRLPVFLKR; from the coding sequence GTGGAATGGAACGAACCGCAGCTGATTCCTTTGGACCGGTTCCGAGAGCTGAGACGCCAGTCTCCCGTGGAGCGTTTCGAAGGGGAGGGCTATGCCGGCTGGAGGCTTTTCGGTTACGACGAGGTCAAGGCCGCCTTTACGGATTACGAGCGCTTCTCTTCCCAGGGAGAGCAGAACCCGGACGACCCGATCGATTCCAGCATTCTCAGGCAGGATCCTCCGAAGCATCGCCAGCTTCGGATGCTCGTGTCGAAAGCCTTCACGCCGCGTGTCATCGAATCGATGGAGCCCGCCATCCGCAAGCTCGCGGAAGAATTGTTCGACAAGGCGGCAGCGAAGCCCCGCTTCGATGTGATGGAGGACCTGGCAAGCCCGCTGCCCATCTCCGTCATCGCCCGCATGCTGGGCATCCCGGAGGGCGACCTCAGCCGCTTCAAGCAATGGTCGGAGGATCTTGTCGGCACGAACCAGGAGCGCTACGTCCAATGCCAGCGCGAAATGAGCTCCTACTTCTCGGCTGTCGCCGCCGAGCGCAGGCTGGAGCCGCGGGACGATCTCATCAGCAATCTGGTCCAGGCCAAGGTGGACGGAGAGCAGCTGAGCGAGATCGAGCTGATCGGCTTCTGCATCCTGCTGCTCGTAGCCGGCAACGAGACGACGACCAACCTGATCACCTCGATTTTCCTTTGCCTCGACAGCCTGCCCGAAGTACGCGAGGAGCTGATTGCCGACCGCACGCTCATTCCCTCCGCCATCGAGGAGGTGTTCCGCTATTTCTCTCCGGTGCAGATGATGTTCCGGTCGGTGAAGCGGGATACCGAGCTCGGGGGAATGGCCATGAAAGCCGGCGATCCGGTCTTTCTGTATATCGCTTCGGCCAATCATGACGAGAAGGCATTTCCAGAGCCGGAGCGCTTCGACATCCGCCGCTCTCCCAATGCCCATGTGGGGCTTGGCAGCGGCATCCACTACTGCCTTGGAGCCCAGCTCGCGCGGCTGGAATCCCGCATCGTCCTGGAAACCTTGCTGGAGCGCTATCCCCGGTTCAGCCGCGACCGCTCCGTGCCGCTGGAGCGGATCGAGAGCAACCTGATGTTCGGACTGCGGCGGCTGCCGGTCTTTTTGAAACGGTAG
- the rbsK gene encoding ribokinase — protein sequence MMPDQQGKRSILVVGSINMDVVSKVERFPQPGETLSGLGTSFFPGGKGANQAAAAAKAGAACSMIGAVGSDPFGDALVGSLEDSGVGVQSVLTKEGTSGLAIITVNADGENHIVLSEGANGLLTAEDAAAEADWDGVYAVLLQNEIPWETGTAVIRSAGEAGVRVWLNPAPAREVPAELLPLLDTLIVNETEAAAVSGILVGDIGSAEAAASELLSRGARRVVVTLGEQGCLYAEAAGDPFAVPAYKVEAADTTAAGDTFIGAFAAACAQGSEAREALRFASAAAAVAVTRQGAQSSIPSKAEVEAFMAGELARK from the coding sequence ATGATGCCGGATCAGCAAGGCAAGCGCAGCATCCTCGTTGTCGGAAGCATCAACATGGATGTCGTCAGCAAGGTGGAGCGCTTCCCGCAGCCGGGCGAAACGTTGTCCGGTCTCGGAACTTCGTTCTTTCCCGGAGGCAAGGGAGCCAACCAGGCGGCGGCGGCCGCCAAGGCCGGAGCGGCATGCTCCATGATCGGCGCGGTCGGCAGCGATCCGTTCGGCGACGCCTTGGTCGGTTCGCTGGAGGACTCCGGCGTCGGCGTGCAGTCCGTCCTGACCAAGGAAGGGACGTCGGGTCTCGCCATCATCACCGTGAATGCGGACGGGGAAAATCATATCGTCCTGTCGGAAGGCGCCAACGGATTGCTGACGGCGGAGGATGCCGCCGCCGAGGCGGACTGGGACGGAGTCTACGCAGTGCTGCTGCAAAACGAGATTCCATGGGAGACCGGCACGGCGGTCATCCGGTCGGCTGGCGAGGCCGGTGTCCGCGTCTGGCTCAATCCCGCTCCGGCAAGGGAGGTGCCGGCCGAGCTGCTGCCGCTGCTGGACACGCTGATCGTCAACGAGACGGAGGCTGCGGCCGTGAGCGGAATTCTGGTCGGAGACATCGGGTCGGCCGAGGCTGCCGCCTCCGAGCTGCTGTCCCGTGGCGCGAGGAGAGTCGTCGTCACGCTCGGAGAGCAGGGCTGCTTGTACGCGGAGGCTGCGGGAGACCCGTTCGCCGTGCCGGCCTATAAGGTCGAGGCGGCCGATACGACCGCGGCGGGCGACACCTTCATCGGCGCGTTCGCGGCTGCGTGCGCGCAAGGATCGGAAGCCCGGGAGGCGCTCCGGTTCGCTTCGGCTGCCGCAGCGGTCGCCGTTACGCGTCAAGGAGCGCAGTCCTCGATTCCGTCCAAGGCTGAGGTCGAGGCGTTCATGGCGGGGGAGCTGGCCAGGAAATAA
- a CDS encoding ADP-ribosylglycohydrolase family protein: MMPKSYVETVYAGFIGMNVGIRLGAPIEPVAWTYERIRDVYGDIRNYVKSYSTFAADDDANGPVFFVRALYDDADGRELTPEDVGKAWLNYAREGIGMFWWGGEDISTEHRAYLNLRKGIPAPRSGSIEVNGLEMAEQIGGQIFIDSWGLLFPGNPEKAAEYAEKAASVSHDGNGLHGARFMAACIAKAFDASSVQAVIAEGLRQIPGDSTYARVVNAVLDFHKRRPGDWQACRQYLEDHWGYDKYTGVCHIIPNAGVCVLALLYGEGDFARTVEIASMCGWDTDCNAGNVGTILGVYSGLAGIPDHYREPINDFIVASSVSGYLNLVDFPTFAKELALLGFRVNGQVAPQDLKESFKPGEVFFDFDLPGSTHGFRTSNPFKTPVVRHSALRSRDGSRGSLEVVFDRLVTGDSSKIYWKPFYRRAEFNDEKYKPVFSPLACSGQTVSAAIYADQWEGEPIVLTPYIRNTFTQKEMLLEPIKPANGQWNEISFVIPDTDGALIDEIGWILESPSPLLDRALGSLFIGRFHVGGAARYSIDFAKQAKEFGSITPFSHHRGKWELEGGVMVCRAESDAASFSGNYYGRDMIVEATVQPLEGISHLLIARAQGVMRHYLAGFDGRGTVSFIKQDFGTTRLFTAKYDWEPGQEYRFKLTAVGDAFTLEINGENVLECRDPSFGHGMFGFGCLEGGVSGIKDAAVRALPDGEKA, encoded by the coding sequence ATGATGCCGAAATCCTACGTCGAGACGGTCTATGCGGGCTTCATCGGGATGAATGTCGGCATCAGGCTGGGAGCTCCGATCGAGCCGGTCGCCTGGACCTACGAGCGCATCCGGGATGTATACGGGGATATCAGGAATTACGTGAAAAGCTACAGCACCTTCGCTGCGGACGACGATGCCAATGGACCTGTCTTCTTCGTCCGGGCTTTGTACGACGATGCCGACGGACGCGAGCTTACGCCCGAGGATGTCGGCAAGGCTTGGCTGAACTATGCCAGGGAAGGCATCGGCATGTTCTGGTGGGGCGGCGAGGACATCAGCACGGAGCACCGGGCTTACCTGAACCTGCGCAAGGGCATTCCCGCCCCCCGCTCAGGCTCGATCGAGGTGAACGGCCTGGAAATGGCCGAGCAGATCGGCGGACAGATCTTCATCGATTCCTGGGGATTGCTTTTCCCCGGCAATCCGGAGAAGGCGGCGGAATACGCGGAGAAGGCAGCCAGCGTCTCGCATGACGGCAACGGCCTGCACGGAGCCCGTTTCATGGCGGCATGCATCGCCAAGGCATTCGACGCCTCCAGCGTGCAGGCTGTCATTGCCGAAGGGCTTCGCCAGATTCCCGGGGACTCCACGTACGCTCGAGTCGTGAATGCCGTCCTGGACTTCCACAAGCGGCGCCCCGGCGATTGGCAGGCATGCCGCCAATACCTGGAGGATCACTGGGGCTACGACAAATACACGGGCGTATGCCACATCATTCCGAATGCCGGCGTCTGCGTGCTTGCCCTTCTATACGGCGAAGGAGATTTTGCGCGCACGGTGGAGATCGCCTCCATGTGCGGCTGGGATACGGACTGCAACGCCGGCAATGTCGGCACCATCCTCGGCGTATACTCCGGCCTGGCCGGCATCCCGGACCATTATCGGGAGCCGATCAACGATTTCATCGTCGCCTCCAGCGTGTCGGGGTATCTCAACCTCGTCGACTTTCCGACCTTCGCCAAGGAGCTCGCGCTTCTCGGCTTCCGCGTGAACGGGCAGGTGGCTCCGCAGGATCTGAAGGAAAGCTTCAAGCCGGGAGAGGTGTTCTTCGACTTCGACCTGCCAGGGTCGACGCATGGCTTCCGCACGAGCAATCCCTTCAAGACGCCGGTCGTCCGACATTCCGCCTTGCGGAGCCGGGACGGCAGTCGAGGTTCGCTGGAGGTCGTCTTCGACCGCCTCGTGACCGGCGACAGCAGCAAGATCTACTGGAAGCCGTTCTACCGGCGGGCGGAATTCAACGACGAGAAGTACAAGCCGGTGTTCTCGCCGCTGGCCTGCAGCGGGCAGACGGTCAGCGCCGCCATCTATGCCGACCAATGGGAAGGCGAGCCGATCGTCCTTACTCCCTATATCCGGAATACGTTCACGCAGAAGGAGATGCTCTTGGAGCCGATCAAGCCGGCGAACGGGCAATGGAATGAAATCTCCTTTGTCATTCCCGATACGGACGGCGCGCTGATCGACGAGATCGGCTGGATTCTGGAAAGCCCGTCGCCGCTGCTCGACCGCGCGCTCGGAAGCCTGTTCATCGGCCGCTTCCATGTCGGCGGCGCCGCCAGGTACAGCATCGACTTCGCCAAGCAGGCCAAGGAGTTCGGCTCCATCACGCCCTTCTCCCATCATCGGGGCAAGTGGGAGCTGGAAGGCGGCGTCATGGTATGCCGGGCGGAGAGCGACGCCGCTTCGTTCTCGGGCAATTATTACGGGCGGGACATGATCGTCGAGGCGACGGTCCAGCCGCTGGAGGGAATAAGCCATCTCCTGATCGCTCGGGCACAGGGCGTCATGCGGCATTATCTGGCCGGCTTCGACGGACGTGGAACCGTGTCGTTCATCAAGCAGGATTTCGGAACGACACGCCTCTTCACGGCCAAGTACGACTGGGAGCCGGGCCAGGAATACCGCTTCAAGCTGACGGCCGTGGGAGATGCCTTCACCCTCGAGATCAACGGGGAGAACGTGCTGGAATGCAGGGATCCGTCCTTCGGACACGGCATGTTCGGCTTCGGCTGCCTGGAGGGCGGCGTCAGCGGAATCAAGGATGCGGCGGTGCGGGCGCTCCCCGACGGGGAGAAGGCATGA
- a CDS encoding ADP-ribosylglycohydrolase family protein: MTTFRSRVRGVVISTALGDAMGAPVEKLTYDEIKMKYGRVESIMTRWHKMDLPEDVRLGRVRGDGIVTDDTLMTIALINVYHAEGRHLDAYDMGGEFVKEIAFRKTFVPELDRETYIMDRLFYPEKHIFLRHVLANCEPREGGLGNMVNCGAAMYIAPIGVVNAGNPKAAYDEAILFAMGHQSSYGLEAAGVLAACVAKAFEPGVTADAIVETALSLAKDGTKAAIAELTAAARDLRPRRDDRDAVIAVLHRIMAKYSPMGDDVSRHIDKVGIPSNHYTPSRLWSIEELPLALAFIILNDGDYYRSILDGINSGRDTDSIGVMAGVILGAMHGAEVISPEDIRQLDAVNRLDLTDIADRFSATAARIIQDDLHAWEARRDMLESIHDAAKEERT; this comes from the coding sequence ATGACGACATTCCGCAGTCGGGTAAGGGGCGTGGTGATCTCGACCGCGCTCGGGGATGCCATGGGAGCCCCGGTCGAGAAGCTGACCTATGACGAAATCAAAATGAAATACGGGCGTGTAGAGTCCATCATGACGAGATGGCATAAGATGGATCTGCCCGAGGATGTCCGGCTCGGCCGGGTCAGGGGAGACGGCATCGTTACCGACGATACGCTGATGACCATCGCCCTGATCAACGTGTACCATGCCGAGGGCAGGCATCTGGACGCCTACGATATGGGCGGCGAGTTCGTGAAGGAGATCGCCTTCCGCAAAACGTTCGTTCCCGAGCTGGACCGGGAAACCTACATCATGGATCGGCTCTTCTACCCGGAAAAGCATATCTTCCTCCGCCATGTGCTGGCGAACTGCGAGCCGCGCGAAGGCGGCCTCGGCAATATGGTCAACTGCGGGGCGGCGATGTACATCGCCCCGATCGGCGTCGTCAACGCCGGCAACCCCAAGGCGGCCTACGACGAGGCGATCCTGTTCGCGATGGGGCATCAGAGCAGCTACGGCCTCGAGGCGGCAGGCGTGCTCGCCGCCTGCGTCGCCAAGGCTTTCGAGCCCGGCGTGACGGCGGATGCCATCGTGGAGACGGCGCTTTCCCTGGCGAAGGACGGCACGAAGGCGGCGATTGCCGAATTGACGGCCGCCGCCCGCGACCTGCGCCCCCGCAGGGACGACAGGGACGCGGTCATCGCCGTGCTGCACCGGATCATGGCGAAATACTCGCCGATGGGCGACGATGTCAGCCGCCATATCGACAAGGTCGGCATTCCAAGCAACCACTACACGCCGAGCCGCCTCTGGTCGATCGAGGAGCTGCCGCTCGCGCTCGCCTTCATCATCCTGAACGACGGGGACTACTACCGTTCCATTCTGGACGGCATCAACTCCGGACGGGACACGGATTCCATCGGGGTCATGGCCGGCGTGATCCTCGGCGCCATGCACGGCGCCGAGGTCATCTCGCCAGAGGATATCCGGCAGCTGGACGCCGTCAACCGTCTTGATCTGACGGACATCGCCGACCGGTTCAGCGCGACGGCGGCGCGGATCATTCAGGACGATCTGCATGCCTGGGAAGCCCGGCGCGACATGCTGGAAAGCATCCATGACGCTGCGAAGGAGGAGAGGACATGA